In Leptidea sinapis chromosome 28, ilLepSina1.1, whole genome shotgun sequence, a single genomic region encodes these proteins:
- the LOC126973029 gene encoding 40S ribosomal protein S11 isoform X2: MADQTEKAFQKQATVFLNRKGGLKRKDMRHHKNVGLGFKTPREAIEGTYIDKKCPFTGNVSIRGRILTGVVQKMKMQRTIVIRRDYLHYLPKYNRFEKRHRNMSVHLSPCFRDVEMGDIVTIGECRPLSKTVRFNVLKVSKGKGSKKSFKKF, encoded by the exons ATGGCGGATCAG ACAGAGAAAGCGTTTCAGAAACAGGCGACGGTGTTCCTCAACCGTAAAGGTGGCCTGAAGAGGAAGGATATGCGGCATCATAAGAATGTCGGTTTAGGTTTCAAGACTCCAAGAGAG GCGATTGAAGGAACATACATTGATAAGAAATGTCCATTCACTGGAAATGTATCAATCCGTGGTCGCATCCTAACTGGTGTTGTTCAGAAAATGAAGATGCAACGGACAATCGTCATAAGGAGGGACTACCTACACTACCTGCCCAAGTACAATCGGTTTGAGAAACGCCACAGGAATATGTCTGTCCATTTGTCACCATGCTTCAG GGATGTTGAAATGGGGGATATTGTCACTATTGGTGAATGCAGACCTCTTTCTAAAACAGTAAGATTCAATGTATTGAAG
- the LOC126973029 gene encoding 40S ribosomal protein S11 isoform X1: protein MADQTERSFQKQPTVFLNRKKGIGVKRSRKPLRYHKDVGLGFKTPREAIEGTYIDKKCPFTGNVSIRGRILTGVVQKMKMQRTIVIRRDYLHYLPKYNRFEKRHRNMSVHLSPCFRDVEMGDIVTIGECRPLSKTVRFNVLKVSKGKGSKKSFKKF, encoded by the exons ATGGCGGATCAG ACTGAACGTTCATTTCAAAAGCAGCCTACGGTGTTCTTAAACCGTAAAAAAGGCATTGGCGTGAAACGTAGCCGCAAGCCATTGAGATACCACAAAGATGTGGGTCTCGGGTTCAAAACTCCGAGAGAG GCGATTGAAGGAACATACATTGATAAGAAATGTCCATTCACTGGAAATGTATCAATCCGTGGTCGCATCCTAACTGGTGTTGTTCAGAAAATGAAGATGCAACGGACAATCGTCATAAGGAGGGACTACCTACACTACCTGCCCAAGTACAATCGGTTTGAGAAACGCCACAGGAATATGTCTGTCCATTTGTCACCATGCTTCAG GGATGTTGAAATGGGGGATATTGTCACTATTGGTGAATGCAGACCTCTTTCTAAAACAGTAAGATTCAATGTATTGAAG